ggtcaatttaagaaataattcatcaaattgtcttctcgatcatgaatcttgtcatctacacttcacacgtgcgtcattttatcaataacaaatcacaaacatatgttgggatgtgaaaaaaataaaaaaataaaaaaatatattgtcttttgtacgaattagataaaaaaattcaaaaaaattaaccgaatttataaatattaatctccaattctattattaaattacaaaaaacatgaaatcattttttaaaatgaattgatatgcaatttgtacaaaataaaaaataaaaaaatatgtgcTTTATAATAttgtctaaaattgacccaaattatcaacgttagaggtaaaattactcttggctacgaacgttaggggtaaaattgcaccattttagacgttatggataaaattcatcatgatccaaaatgttaggggtatttttacaccttaaccctttttttttctattctcatactaaaataaattataaactaaaATTGTGTTATTTTATACATCAGGCCAAATTAATACTTCATAAAAAACTTAAGGCCAGTTTGTTACCTTATACCTAATTAATATGACTTGCTACTATAATTAGTTGTTGTTTAACCATTGTTTGTTAAGAAGTTTCTTTTTTGATTGGGCTTAATGCTTTTCCAGCCCCTTTAagttgcctaaattgatcattttacccctccaactcattgaatgtcttatttaccccttaactccataaaaatggtatttctcaccctcttaacttgttcaaatttttcattttacccctgctcaactcatcgaatgtcatatttaccctcttaactacataaaagtggtatttctcaccccttatgaTCCAATTTatccccttaactccataaaaatgatatttcttaCCTCTTTATAATGTAAAATTAATATGACTTATTCAAattagtttgaaaatatatttttttaatatcaagtttttattttgtttcaatttgataattatattgacccttcatgtgtttattacaataatattgtaaacaataattagataatcaaaatttaccTAGccaaaaaaagatgaaaagagaaagaatgaataaaagatgcaaatcagaagaacattaatataaacaagttaaagatattatatttagggataaggtaccaaaataggtctatggtttttgaggaagtatcaatttaggttcaacgtacaaaatctcataaatataggtttaacgtttaaaaaatgttatCAATTTAGatctcgataacggattgtaaggggtgaaaatacaatttttatggagttaagggggtaaataggacattatATGAGTTGATGGGGGTAAATGAACAAGTTGAGGAGGTAAGAAATaacacttttatggagttaaggaggTAAATATGATATTCGATAAGTTGAGCgggtaaaatgatcaatttggacaagttaagagggCTGGGGAAGCATTAGACCTTTTTTATTGTCAAAAGGTTATCTGTTTTAATATAAGAGAACTTATTTGATGATTTGAATAGATTaagaattcaattgaaaactgaAGTATAGAAGAGGGGTTGAATTGAATTTTACGCCTAatattaattagtaaattttattttttcttattaaaaattatatgtaATTTCTGCAAAATGTATATTGTTTGTGTTgtataaaagttaaaatgtcATTTCTGCAAAATGTATATTATTTGTATTGTATAAAAGTTACGATGTAATTTTTATATTGTTTGGATGTTTCCACCtatttttaattgatttccaacttaatataattttttaattttgttttgtcCAATTTTCACGTATATGCAATGGAAATGTCAAGATTCATGCCAACTTATGAtcattaaaggtaaaattcCAATTTGTGATCATtacgggtaaaattgttcttaattACCAATGTTATAACCAATATGATTAAGTTTTGGATGTATTTAGTTCAACTTGGGTGATGGAGGAGGAATAGACTAGAAAGAATGTCAATATCGGACTATTGTGATGAGATGGATAAAGAATTTTGGACTTAACTAGTACAAAAGCGTGCGTGATATATAATGTCGATGAATTATTTTTGAGATTAATAGTTCAATATATTATAATCATAaattttcttatattttaaaGAATAAGATTTAGATTGTTGATTTCTTTAAATAACCATTAAACTTATTATACACATACATTATCATGCATTGTTAttgtataattatataatagaaatatttatagtttttttaatatataatttgtaAATCAACTTTCGATTTTTTATTGGATAAaccataataattaaatttaatacttTAAAAAGTCAATTAAAAAACACTTTAAGAAGAAAGATATGAAAAAGAATTAATAGTGTTAATTTTACTTCAAATTAGAAAAATGTATGTATAattataatttcttttataattcttagtttttttaattaaggtaaatttttttttatcaacaacAAAAggcttgtatttttttttgagaaaatgcttgtaattttattagataagaaaagaagtacaacaagcaaaatgtaaggaataaaaccttacatgATTACAGGAAACAAATACATTGTCCACAAAGGGATGGAAATGACTACAAAAAGCAAGAAGACACCATAAAAGGCATAAAGaacacaaaacaacaatatatttcTCGTAAATCCAAAAAAAGCATAAACGATAAAATAACAAAGAGCAGATACAATCAGACGGATAAAGAGTTTCGATGAAATATATTAGTACAAACTAAAAAAGCAATAAAAGAATATAGAAATCTAACTTGgtgtgaggaggaagaaggaagaccgTTCGTCCTCCTCAAAGTAGATCAACAAAATAGAAAGATTGATAGAAAAATggaagagaaaggaagaagaagagaatttgtagattttttcttattttcctaCAAAGAAGAAGGAAGTTTTGAGAGAGAGGGCAGTGAACTGCTTCCTTATTACAAGGCAAAACACAAACAGGAAAGTCTTCAATAAGAATTTCCAAATGATTAAGAGAACGAGCCCAAGCCGCTAATTTATGTGCAACCGTATTCGCTTGTCGCCTTTCAAACACAAATTCAATAGATCCAAAATCACATGCCGTCTCAAGCGCTCATAACCTTGAAGTCATGGGTTCAAATCCCGTCTCCGcaacattttttttacaaaaaaaatcagagTTGTCCCCGTTAACTAGTAATTAattactctttttcttttggaaCGGGAGGAACGAAAGATCACCAACAATAACCCCCAACCAATTTGTCAATTTTTGTGGGAATTATAGCAGTTGTATTGCCGAAGACGAATCAGATGCAACGATGATTGTTCGATATCCACAGTCACGAGcaattcttaaagaaaagagaaTTGCTAATAGTTCCGCGTGTAAAGCCGACAACGAAAAACCAATTGGACCACCTCCTGACATAGAAACCATCTCGTTGCAGTCTCTAATTACCATGCCAAAAAAAGCCTTCAGATGTTCTAGTCATGAATGACGCATCacaatttattttgtattgaGTTACCATGGGCGGCACCCAAACATAATCAACTCGGCTATCATGACCCTCTTCCAAATCAGCACGATCAGTTGCTCCATTAACATCTTCCCGCATCTGCTCCAAGCGCTGCTGATAGGCACCTGCAACCAAAAAATAGAATTAATTGAGCTGTGCAACGAAATCGTATTCCCTTTCAAAATTGAGCTGCTCCAACTCTCCATAATAAATAGAATTAATATTGGCAACACATCCATTAGGCAAAGAGATAGCACCGTTATTATAATAACTTTACTCCCCATTATCTCCCACATCATCAATTAAATTCTGTATCTGACACATTTCTAAAttgtaaatatgttttttttgtaagaagTAAATGTGCTATTTCTAAAAACTCTTATGGCAGATTTCCTTCGAATATCACTAACATGACATGGAACATCTTATAGCTAAATATAAACATTAAAatgtagttttttatttttattttaaaaaaaattacagataatataataaaaaatattcttaTCTCTTAACTCTtagtttaaattttaaattgtatTGATTTCTTAACATGGTATCAAAACATCTTAGGCCGAACAGTTTAACCGTGTGGTTCAAAagataattataaaactatttttaagtcttaactatcagcttaaatTTTTGGGATAAGGTGTTAAATCACAAATTGTacttctaacatctaaaatcgtgtaattttactcctaacaatTGTAAGTTggctaattaaaaaaaaatcatcaaattGTATTCTCATGTCACGAATCTGGTCATCCACCCTTCAGATGTGTGAATTTTATCATGCGTTGGTAGTAGGTCACAAACACATTGTCAAAGCAAAATAGAAATCTGCTTGGTTCCGTCTAGCAAATCGCAGAAATGTCTTAAACGCAAGGGAATTAAGCACAATTAACATGTTTTAATTTCCAAATGACACATGCTTTCATCCGGATAGAGGCGACTCTTCACCAACAGATATGTCTCTTCAACACACATATTGAACAATTATAAATAGAGGAGAAATTCATAATTCAGTTTTGGTTGTTCTAGTTCAGAATTTTGTACTATGAAAAGATTATCAGTCACAGATCCAACCTGAACCATTACAGTTACAGTCACAGATCCTCATTCTTTGTACTATGAAAAGATTATCAGaagttaaaacatttctgaTTTAAATCCTTACTGAACTTCCAAAAGCTATACTTTCTGGATAGTTAGCTCAATGATTAAAAAGAACAACAATCATTAGAGTAATAATAATGATCAAAGCTTACCATAGTTTTGGCGAACTGTTGTGAACTCGTAAATGGTCTTTATTAGCGCGCCATATGTCCTTGACTTCAAGGGGCCCATGTGCCTGCCAACGACAAAACAGACAGTATTTTAGGCTGTGGAAAGCGAATATGTCACTAAGAGTGAAGTTGCAGACAGATATGGAAGGCTGCAAGAGATAGCTCCTCAAATAACAAACTGCTCTGAGTTTAATTGTAGGAAACAGTTTAATTGTTGATCAAGGAGCAGATGCAACATTAAGGGGCAGACTGTTCTGAGTTTCAACATAATCTGGTAAATAAAAATTGTGTTAATTAGTAGGGTGCATTATGTTGAAGTTTATCAGCTTACTGATACAGAGGAACTCGTTTGGATTAAGATTCAAAGCTTGGGGGATATGACAATGTTTTTTAGTGTTCATTGTTGTATAGGAATTTCAGCAAAAAGAAGATTGGGATGTAGGAGAAATTGCATTTACTTCaacaaaatttcaaaaaaccaaattaaatagaaataattttgttaataaTTTCTATGTATAAGCCAATTGACAAATCCAACTGGTAGCAATACTTAACTGCATAAGTTAGTGAGTTATTCACCAGGCAGTTACCGTGTATACACGTGCATTAATCATTCAAAGAAGAACTCTGGATCACATTTTGAACAACGATCGAAGATGCTGAAATGATTGCACGTCATTATTCACTTTCATAGCATTACTAAAACATAATCAATAGACAATCTATCACAAAAACCATGATCAATATGAACTGAACAATCACAATGTGGAACcagaaattaaaaattgagcATACCTAGCGCAGGTTTGTGAGAATATAGAAATGGAAGTAAACCACAAGCCATGGACACAGCTATTCAGTCCTATATAGTTAGGACTAAAAGCTAGAGGTGATTCTGCGACCGATCTGAAACTCGTGGATCTATGGCATCCCCAAACTTCTCCTTCGCTAACTACTCTTGCCCACTCCattgttgatgaagactcaaaGTGGATTCCATCTTTGCAGTTCAATCTTGTGTCTCACTACACCATCTCTAAGTTTCTATCTATGGATTGGATTTGATTTCTGAGATGGATTTGAAAGAGATGGCTATCTCACTGGACATTGAAGAATAAGTGAAAGAGGAAAGTGGAAACTGTGCGAGCATTTGCTGTACATATTGCGGTGCCCTTATTTGTTTGGGCTTTTTAGTTCGCGGCCCGTGGAGCACTTTTTcaaaagggtcaaatacatgaatatcataattaagtacaaaattacaactaagtcatattagcaaacttaattcttaatatatcataattctctatatattataattttacactatcatttaaaaaatttagactccaattcataaatcataaaccctataaaatatattctagatttctaatctataaattccaatccttaaaatatattaaaagtactgattttactagtttgatataatccaaactgatgacttgatatagttgtaaatagtttttaaaatatgaatttgtgTGTAATTTTCCCCAGAAAACCTCTTACACTACAAAAAAGTGGGCTTTTACCAACATTTTTTTAGCAACATTTTGAAAAGGGTAAGTTACACATATGACCAGAATTAGTAGTTTTATTACTCATATATAAAACTTATAAACAAAATTCTAAAATTGTCatattttcaaaaatttaaACTATTTTTATACAAAATGTCACAACACAACCCTTTGAAATAGGGAGTTGGTTatgaatttaaatttttaaattaaataattaatgttTGATAACTATAATTTTGAcagaataaaaaatatttgttCAGAATctgttattttaaaattaataaatgttaCTATGACAATAGAAGAAAAAACAAGATAGtttattgtaaaaaaaattctaaatatgaGCTTGTGTGTAAtttcctctttcttttttgCCTTCTGGTCCTCTCTCACGTGATCTTACTCTCCTTTCTTTCAAAtttcttgtttgttttctttccatgAATCACCATAATTAATAAGATTCCATGTCCATCTCTTTCCAtgcctaaaattagctcacctCTCTTAATTTTGTCTCTTTTTCTCATATTCACATGGCCtttgctttttgtttttgtctttTCGAATTCCTTTTAACTacctttcttcttttttaatttaattttttttgccttttattttagtcttatttgtttttaatatttttatcatacaTTTAATAACTGCGAAAACTATTTCATTTGTTACAATCATAATTGACCAATATGGGTGCTGTGCTTATTTACATCAAAATATTCATTCACAATAACTTTATGGGTGCTTTATATGGAGAGAGAGAAGATGAAGGGCTGCGTATCCAGATATATAGAAGGTTTATCCAATTTTCGGGACACGAACAACAACACCATTATCGTTGACCCAAACCCAGACACGGTCGCAACATAATCTTGGGTAACATGAGTTCCATCCTTCACCACAATAGCCTCCACTTTGTCATTTTATCGCACTACAGTAGTCGCACCCTCTTCTCCCTTCTTTCCCACTACTTTGGCCTTCCCTGTGTAAGTATTATGTATAGAGTCATTTTAGAACCCAAAATGAATTATATAAAAACATAAGGTTACACTGGGAGTAGCCATAGTTACCTGGACATTTGATTTCTGCCATTTGAATATCTTGAAAATTGTAGGCAGGATAATATTATATGAAGCTGCATATGAAGTGTGTTTATATAGTTTAAGAGCTTGTGAATAGATGCCTATCATGAGTTTTTTTGTGGCAGAAATAATTGAATATTGGATTCCTTTTTTTCACACTAACATTATGAAGAATAAGAATAAGACATATTATATTGTAATTTGTggattaaaacaaacaaacattattattatttaatttgtgGATTTCCATGAAAAATAAGCCCATTATATTGTaacattataaaaaattaaaataaatggaTAAGGTGTAAATTATCATAATTAAACTTTTTTGGCAATTTatggtaaaattgtacaatttcatAAGTGAGGACAAATCGGTAGGAGCAAATTTGGACTTTatccataaaataaaatgaaatacatttaaaaaaaaagcagtcaactttttgtttgtttaaagttttgtttcattttaataggtacttaaaaaaattataaataaaccACTATACTATTTTAATGAAAATAGGACAAGTTATATTATAATTGTACTCTACCAGTTAAAGGAGGCATGCATATAATTGattttgacaaaataaatgTATCCAAATAACAAATGATTAGGCAGGTGCATAGCTTCAAATGTTATAATACTTTGAGGCCCTTAGAAGGTCTGGAGCACTCAGACTCCGTCTCACCATGAATATGTCTACTTCACATTCATTTTGTACCAGACTCCTAATAATGACAATTTCTAtcttaaattattttcaatttatCTGCTTTTATTCTTGAGTCTAATCAAACATTGAAATTGTCCAATATCAATAGAAAAAAATGCTCTTCATAACACTAACTATCATACTTATGTTGTCGACCCCCCTTACGGAATCATCATTCTCAATAGCACACCTTTTCAGTCATTCCTCCTTCCTAAAACACTTCCAACAACCCACAGGTGAGGAAGTTATATCCAAGGCTATGACTAGCCTTGCTCCGAAATCAATCCCCAAATCCTTTGCTTCCCTTCTTACAGAAAACATAGACTTCGGCTTTATGGCGCCCTCAGACTTATTGATCATCGCTGAAAATCCCTCAATCAATTTATAAGGAaggattgaaggcatgtgaGCACTCCATCATTGGACGAATCTCGCTTTTGAAAGGGGATACACCATGGAAACATAATGATTTGAAACAAAAACCGAATTCCATCTAGAACATGCAATTGGACTGGAAGGAAAATTCGCTTGGGTGGGGCTTCTACTATATTACCATGCCAACATGGCGGCCTTACACGAAGATTGAGGTCAAGAGGCACTTTCTCTGAAACCAGGTATGATGCGGTTCTCGCCTTGGTCCCAGGGATTCAACATAAAGACACACAGATCCACAACACATGTTTGGGTCAGATTCTACTGCTTACCAAGCATAACCCGGGTTGTAGGCATACCATTACGGTTCGATAGAAACACAATTAAAAAGGCGAGTTCGGGCATTCCGCGCGGGTTCTGATTGACATACACTTGGCTAAGGAAATTCAATACAAAATCCTAGTGGATACCGAATCCAAGCTTCAATGGGTTCAACTAGAGTACGCACATCTATTGGACATTTGCTCCTTCCACCAGGGGATTGGCCATTTGGCTAGCCAATGTCGCAGAAATCTGAGGAAACGTGAGGCTAAGAGGAAAGACAAGGATAAATATGTGTATAGGCCCATAGAATCACCGCCTACGTCTGTTGAAACAGGGGTGAGGGATCATAATATGAAAATAAGTCTTCAAACTCATGACACAACTAGGAGATGGGCTGACTGCAACATCTCTAAGAGTAGCATACCAAGTGAAGACTGGTCCCGTCAAAGAATTTGAGATGAGTGAATTTTGTGTCGACCTTTTTTCCCACATTTCCGTTCTGTCAaacattccgtcagaaatcctATTCTGTGACGGAAATTGTCCGATTTCCGAGGGTTTTTCCATCagaaattatcatttttctattAGTGAATTTTGGAGCACCGTCAGCAATGTAGACGGAAACTGTGATGGAAATATAGATCACAATGTGCTGACGTTTTAAATGATGTTTTTCCATCAAGATTTTATTCCGTCATAACATGCAAATCTCAACGGAAATTTCGTCAAAAGCACCAAGTATAATTAGATTCACTTTCCGTCAGAAAAATCCATTTCTGACGAATTCCGTCAGAATCTGAGGTTCAACACCATATCCCCCCATATTGTTAAACAAATGAAGTCCTTCTTCAACTAAGCCTGAATGACAACAAGCTGAAAACAAGCTAGTGAAAGTCACTGCATTTGGCTTAACACCAGATGTCATTATACCATCTAAAAGATCTAaactttcttttcctttccaatGAATTGCTAATCCAGTGGCCATTGATATCCATGTCAATAGATTCTTTACCTTCATTTGTATAAAAATGTCATAAGCATTGTCTAAACACCCACACTTTGAGTACATATCAACTAAGCCAGTGCCAATAAACACATTATTTTCAGGGTTAGAAGTAGTCTTCTCT
The window above is part of the Euphorbia lathyris chromosome 3, ddEupLath1.1, whole genome shotgun sequence genome. Proteins encoded here:
- the LOC136223536 gene encoding uncharacterized protein isoform X2, with amino-acid sequence MINARVYTVTAWHMGPLKSRTYGALIKTIYEFTTVRQNYGAYQQRLEQMREDVNGATDRADLEEGHDSRVDYVWVPPMVTQYKINCDASFMTRTSEGFFWHGN
- the LOC136223536 gene encoding uncharacterized protein isoform X3, whose protein sequence is MHVYTRHMGPLKSRTYGALIKTIYEFTTVRQNYGAYQQRLEQMREDVNGATDRADLEEGHDSRVDYVWVPPMVTQYKINCDASFMTRTSEGFFWHGN
- the LOC136223536 gene encoding uncharacterized protein isoform X1; translation: MEWARVVSEGEVWGCHRSTSFRSVAESPLAFSPNYIGLNSCVHGLWFTSISIFSQTCARHMGPLKSRTYGALIKTIYEFTTVRQNYGAYQQRLEQMREDVNGATDRADLEEGHDSRVDYVWVPPMVTQYKINCDASFMTRTSEGFFWHGN
- the LOC136223536 gene encoding uncharacterized protein isoform X4, coding for MQHMGPLKSRTYGALIKTIYEFTTVRQNYGAYQQRLEQMREDVNGATDRADLEEGHDSRVDYVWVPPMVTQYKINCDASFMTRTSEGFFWHGN